The following are encoded in a window of Pectinophora gossypiella chromosome 8, ilPecGoss1.1, whole genome shotgun sequence genomic DNA:
- the LOC126368620 gene encoding epsin-1, translating into MPRGRDDMQVNVAGLRRNIKNLAHNYSDAQVKVREATSNDPWGPSSTLMAEIADLTYNVMAFTEIMQMIWKRLNDHGKNWRHVYKALVLMEYLIKTGSEKVAMQCKENIFAIHTLKDFQYMEEGKDQGLNVREKAKQLVNLLKDEERLKNERARALKAKQRFAQSASAFGSDGALDTPTSPTYPTLPNESAEWSGRESELARPLTAGEEELQLQLALAMSREEAEREERRRRSDDVRLQLAISQSQNDFQAPLTDKKGEQQSHLLDLLDVNLGSPPAAAASADPWGLPSPKQETSSDAWSGVNSPARDPWAPGQAAAVAAAALPADPWAPLALSKSPASVVSSPSSSELEQFDALSQRARSLNNNVEPDPFDLSVLGDGLTPKPATPSTGAVKKSPSAFLGENSSLVNLDRLLQPAPLDPPAPNPFSAPDTRQMFQPPPPARLTINELKQQQMGLSGVPFQSSSPAFGAPAGGVAVLPGAGAGLGAGPLGAAHVGAGSLGAADPWAPVPAPRAASPWSPPQQRHTPNPFLS; encoded by the exons ATGCCCCGCGGGCGGGACGATATGCAAGTCAACGTGGCGGGCCTCAGAAGGAATATTAAAAACCTCGCGCACAACTACAGCGATGCTCAG GTTAAAGTGCGCGAGGCGACGTCAAACGACCCATGGGGTCCATCCAGCACGCTCATGGCGGAGATCGCCGACCTGACATACAACGTGATGGCGTTTACAGAGATCATGCAGATGATCTGGAAGCGCCTCAACGACCACGGCAAGAACTGGAGGCACGTGTATAAGGCCCTAGTGCTGATGGAGTATCTGATAAAGACTGGTTCGGAGAAGGTGGCCATGCAGTGCAAGGAGAACATCTTTGCGATTCACACGCTCAAGGACTTCCAATATATGGAGGAAGGGAAGGACCAGG GTTTGAATGTCCGCGAGAAGGCGAAGCAGCTGGTGAACCTGCTGAAGGATGAGGAGCGCCTCAAGAACGAGCGGGCGCGCGCACTGAAGGCCAAGCAGCGGTTCGCGCAGTCCGCCAGCGCCTTCGGCAGCGACGGCGCCCTCGACACCCCCACCAGCCCCACCTACCCTACG CTACCGAACGAGTCAGCGGAGTGGTCAGGACGCGAATCGGAGCTGGCGCGGCCGCTGACGGCGGGCGAGGAGGAGCTGCAGCTGCAGCTGGCGCTCGCCATGAGCCGCGAGGAGGCCGAGCGCGAggagcgccgccgccgctccgACGACGTGCGGCTGCAGCTCGCCATCAGCCAGTCGCAGAACGACTTCCA AGCCCCGCTAACGGACAAGAAGGGTGAGCAGCAATCCCACCTCCTGGACCTGCTGGACGTGAACTTGGGGTCACCGCCCGCCGCCGCAGCCTCTGCCGACCCCTGGGGCCTGCCCTCGCCCAAACAG GAGACGTCATCAGACGCGTGGTCGGGCGTGAACAGCCCGGCGCGTGACCCGTGGGCGCCTGGGCAAGCGGCCGCTGTGGCCGCCGCCGCCTTGCCTGCCGACCCCTGGGCGCCGCTTGCACTG AGCAAGTCCCCGGCGTCGGTGGTATCGTCCCCGTCGTCGTCGGAGCTGGAGCAGTTCGACGCACTGTCGCAGCGCGCGCGCAGCCTCAACAACAACGTGGAGCCCGACCCCTTCGATTTGTCCGTCTTAG GTGATGGCCTCACCCCGAAGCCAGCGACGCCGTCCACGGGCGCCGTCAAGAAGTCTCCGTCGGCGTTCCTCGGCGAGAACTCCTCGCTGGTGAACCTGGACCGCCTGCTGCAGCCGGCGCCGCTTGACCCCCCAGCGCCCAACCCCTTCAGCGCCCCGGACACGCGGCAGATGTtccagccgccgccgccg GCGCGGTTAACAATCAACGAGCTGAAACAGCAACAGATGGGTCTATCGGGCGTGCCGTTCCAGAGCTCGTCGCCGGCCTTCGGCGCGCCGGCCGGGGGCGTGGCCGTGCTGCCGGGCGCCGGGGCCGGGCTGGGCGCGGGCCCCCTGGGCGCGGCCCACGTGGGCGCGGGCTCCCTGGGCGCGGCCGACCCCTGGGCGCCGgtgcccgcgccgcgcgccgcctcgCCCTGGTCGCCGCCGCAGCAGCGGCACACGCCCAACCCGTTCCTCTCCTAG